A window of Corallococcus macrosporus DSM 14697 contains these coding sequences:
- a CDS encoding MFS transporter produces the protein MDGSGVTAEPMVSARPGVARRTATGAVLLALVVSAFEGTVVTSAMPTITRELGGQHLYSWVFSAFLFASTVGVLISGKLADRLGRKPVFFAGMGLFLVGSALCGLADSVPGLIAFRVIQGLGAGALQPTTLTISADLYTLRERAAVQGLFTGAWGAGNVVGPLIGGWLVMHATWRWVFLVNVPVGLFAAALLYLSYRDPPRRPEVRMDRWGPVLAGSSAALLLFSLEPGAASLRWACALAAVGAGWLLVRQQRTTVSPLLPAELLRDRAVLCGVAGGMAGGALLYSMAAWVPLWMTEQGGHTPLAAGLALLPMLLGWSVGSTFGVKLLVRGGMRLSAGVGFAVAALGAGWLSLAAARGWGVPAALVGLAVLGLGLGPAASTSLIGPQSRAPWHHRGIVTSALYATRLLGGSLAVAVLALASGHFAVQFGLAAGLTAIAALGLALLAPGRTEPTASGA, from the coding sequence ATGGACGGAAGCGGCGTCACAGCGGAACCCATGGTCAGCGCGCGCCCGGGCGTGGCGCGCCGGACGGCGACGGGCGCGGTGCTGCTGGCCCTGGTGGTCAGCGCCTTCGAGGGCACGGTGGTGACCAGCGCCATGCCCACCATCACCCGTGAGCTGGGCGGGCAGCACCTCTACTCGTGGGTGTTCTCCGCCTTCCTCTTCGCGTCCACCGTGGGCGTGCTCATCTCCGGGAAGCTGGCGGACCGGCTGGGGCGCAAGCCTGTCTTCTTCGCGGGCATGGGCCTGTTCCTCGTGGGCTCGGCGTTGTGTGGCCTGGCGGACTCGGTGCCGGGGCTCATCGCCTTCCGCGTCATCCAGGGCCTGGGCGCGGGCGCGTTGCAGCCCACCACGCTCACCATCTCCGCGGACCTCTACACGCTGCGCGAGCGCGCCGCCGTGCAGGGCCTCTTCACCGGGGCCTGGGGCGCCGGCAACGTGGTGGGGCCGCTCATCGGCGGCTGGCTGGTGATGCACGCCACATGGCGCTGGGTGTTCCTGGTCAACGTGCCGGTGGGCCTGTTCGCCGCGGCGCTGCTGTACCTGTCGTACCGCGACCCGCCTCGCCGTCCGGAGGTGCGCATGGACCGGTGGGGGCCGGTGCTCGCGGGCTCCTCGGCGGCGCTGCTCCTGTTCTCGCTGGAGCCGGGCGCCGCGAGCCTGCGCTGGGCCTGCGCGCTGGCCGCCGTGGGCGCGGGCTGGCTGCTGGTGCGGCAGCAGCGCACGACGGTGTCGCCGTTGCTCCCGGCGGAGTTGCTGCGGGACCGCGCGGTGCTCTGCGGCGTCGCGGGCGGCATGGCCGGTGGCGCGCTGCTGTACAGCATGGCCGCTTGGGTGCCGCTGTGGATGACGGAGCAGGGCGGCCACACGCCGCTGGCGGCGGGCCTGGCGCTGCTGCCGATGCTGCTGGGGTGGTCCGTGGGCTCCACCTTCGGGGTGAAGCTGCTGGTGCGCGGCGGCATGCGGCTGAGCGCGGGCGTGGGCTTCGCGGTGGCGGCGCTGGGGGCGGGATGGCTGTCCCTGGCCGCGGCGCGTGGATGGGGCGTGCCCGCCGCGCTGGTGGGCCTGGCGGTGCTGGGCCTGGGCCTGGGACCGGCCGCCAGTACGTCGCTGATTGGACCGCAGTCCCGCGCGCCCTGGCATCACCGGGGCATCGTCACCAGCGCGCTCTACGCCACGCGGCTGCTGGGCGGCTCGCTGGCGGTGGCCGTGCTCGCGCTGGCCAGCGGGCACTTCGCGGTGCAGTTCGGCCTCGCCGCGGGGCTCACCGCCATCGCGGCGCTCGGGCTGGCGCTGCTGGCTCCGGGCAGGACGGAGCCCACGGCTTCGGGCGCGTGA
- a CDS encoding serine/threonine-protein kinase, which yields MHSTDDEDRVAYLGGAALEPQPRVTPPPAIVKPPPRAGFPPAPPRAETPPEAALRPVTPPPALSLGETLRPVTPMSPHGTWLQGVPVPAPSSVMRGLVPGQTVAQRYRVERWLGAGGSSTVYEATDLRQDVRVALKVLAVPHADDALVARFRQEVEHARALEHVNILRVFDAGVDGERHFLTVELLDGVDLRQRLLERRATLAEALRWLTHATVALEHAHGRGVLHRDVKPANLFITRTGVLKLMDFGLAKSTHVMGTTAQGAVLGTPEYMAPEQVTGNPAVSPATDLYALGVVAYELFTGQLPFRHPEPVPLMFLHVQERPVPPRTLRPDLPEPFERVVLKLLEKRPEDRYRTATELRSALARLWPRALQGPAPTLAAPAPPRASLRTPDPGGHTG from the coding sequence GTGCACTCGACCGACGACGAAGACCGCGTGGCGTACCTGGGGGGCGCCGCGCTGGAGCCGCAGCCGCGGGTGACGCCGCCGCCGGCCATCGTGAAGCCGCCCCCGCGCGCCGGCTTCCCCCCCGCGCCGCCGCGCGCGGAGACTCCGCCCGAGGCGGCGCTCCGCCCCGTGACGCCGCCGCCCGCCCTGTCGCTGGGCGAGACGCTGCGCCCGGTGACGCCCATGTCACCCCACGGCACGTGGCTCCAGGGCGTCCCGGTGCCCGCGCCCTCCAGCGTCATGCGCGGCCTGGTGCCCGGTCAGACAGTGGCCCAGCGCTACCGGGTGGAGCGCTGGCTGGGCGCGGGCGGCAGCTCCACCGTGTACGAGGCCACCGACCTCCGGCAAGACGTGCGCGTGGCCCTCAAGGTCCTCGCGGTGCCCCACGCGGATGACGCGCTGGTGGCGCGCTTCCGCCAGGAGGTGGAGCACGCCCGGGCGCTGGAGCACGTCAACATCCTGCGCGTGTTCGACGCGGGCGTGGACGGCGAGCGGCACTTCCTCACCGTGGAGCTGCTGGACGGCGTGGACCTGCGCCAGCGGCTGCTGGAGCGGCGCGCCACGCTGGCGGAGGCGCTGCGCTGGCTCACCCATGCGACGGTGGCGCTGGAGCACGCGCACGGCAGGGGGGTGCTCCACCGCGACGTGAAGCCGGCGAACCTCTTCATCACCCGCACCGGCGTGCTCAAGCTGATGGACTTCGGGCTCGCCAAGAGCACGCACGTCATGGGGACGACGGCGCAGGGCGCGGTGCTCGGCACGCCGGAGTACATGGCGCCGGAGCAGGTGACGGGCAACCCCGCGGTCTCCCCGGCCACGGACTTGTACGCGCTGGGCGTGGTGGCCTACGAGCTGTTCACCGGCCAGCTCCCGTTCCGCCACCCGGAGCCCGTGCCGTTGATGTTCCTGCACGTCCAGGAGCGCCCCGTGCCACCGCGCACGCTGCGGCCGGACCTGCCGGAGCCCTTCGAACGCGTGGTGCTGAAGCTGCTGGAGAAGCGCCCCGAGGACCGCTACCGGACCGCCACCGAGCTGCGCTCCGCGCTGGCCAGGCTGTGGCCGCGGGCACTGCAAGGCCCTGCGCCAACGCTGGCGGCACCGGCACCGCCGCGCGCGAGCCTCCGGACGCCGGACCCGGGAGGCCACACGGGCTGA
- a CDS encoding YqaA family protein, protein MPDPSVLATWGLPGLFLLAMLAGSIVPVPSEALLAALVYGGTAPATAVLIATTGNVLGALSLYVLGRWVAAGGGGALGRWYARRREREGPRMQRVEAWTRTWGAPVLVMSWLPVVGDAFVIAGGMLGVRLLPFVFFVTVGKGLRYLAVALSAAAAL, encoded by the coding sequence ATGCCCGACCCGTCCGTACTCGCCACCTGGGGGCTCCCGGGGCTGTTCCTCCTCGCGATGCTGGCGGGCTCCATCGTGCCGGTGCCGTCGGAGGCGCTGCTGGCCGCGCTCGTCTACGGCGGGACGGCGCCCGCGACGGCCGTCCTGATTGCCACCACGGGCAACGTCCTGGGCGCGCTGTCGCTCTACGTCCTGGGGCGCTGGGTGGCGGCCGGCGGCGGCGGCGCCCTGGGGCGCTGGTACGCGCGGCGCCGTGAGCGGGAGGGGCCCCGCATGCAGCGGGTGGAGGCCTGGACGCGGACGTGGGGCGCGCCCGTGCTCGTCATGTCCTGGCTGCCCGTGGTGGGAGACGCCTTCGTCATCGCCGGCGGCATGCTGGGGGTGCGGCTGCTGCCCTTCGTCTTCTTCGTCACGGTGGGCAAGGGCCTTCGCTATCTCGCCGTCGCGCTGTCCGCGGCCGCCGCGCTGTGA
- a CDS encoding lamin tail domain-containing protein: MWWRGPGGGPEGLDGADVGQRQDALGEVRLRLLAANTSSGNGQDYDPGHGIRIFQGTDADIVMIQEFNYRSNSAADLRSFVDTAFGTQFHYYREGGAQIPNGIISRYPIIASGEWDDPYVSNRDFAWARIDVPGPKDLWAISVHFLTTSSGNRNSEASSLVSRIRANIPAGDYLVVGGDLNTGSRNESTFSTLSQVVRTAGPHPVDKNGNGNTNAGRNRPYDHVLVDADLYAHQTSVVIGGSTFTNGLVVDTRVYSPLSDISPALYGDSAASGMQHMAVIKDFLIPGDGASGDDASVTVTAPNGGESWAAGSVRNITWTSTGVTNVKLEYSLNGSTWSTLAASTSAAAGSYAWTVPSSATTTARVRISDASNASVSDTSNAAFSITTAPSGGTGKVLINEVMVNEPGSSVAGEFVELVNTGTGAVDLSGWTVSDAVSVRHTFPSGTSLAAGGVIVVFGGAAGIPSGTPSAVTASTGTLGLSNSGDTVTVKSATGAVVESAVLSSGVSGTDGVSANRNPDLGATAAFVLHSTLSSLKSSPGRRVTGAAF; this comes from the coding sequence ATGTGGTGGCGAGGACCTGGCGGGGGGCCCGAGGGGCTCGACGGCGCGGACGTCGGGCAGCGGCAGGATGCGCTGGGCGAGGTCCGGCTCCGCCTGCTGGCGGCGAACACGTCCAGCGGCAACGGGCAGGACTACGACCCGGGCCACGGCATCCGCATCTTCCAGGGCACGGACGCCGACATCGTGATGATTCAGGAGTTCAACTACAGGTCGAACTCCGCGGCGGACCTCCGCAGCTTCGTGGACACGGCCTTCGGCACGCAGTTCCACTACTACCGAGAGGGCGGGGCGCAGATTCCCAACGGCATCATCAGCCGCTACCCCATCATCGCCTCGGGCGAGTGGGATGACCCGTATGTCTCCAACCGCGACTTCGCCTGGGCGCGCATCGACGTGCCGGGCCCGAAGGACCTCTGGGCCATCAGCGTGCACTTCCTCACCACGAGCAGCGGCAACCGCAACTCGGAGGCCAGCAGCCTGGTCAGCCGCATCCGGGCGAACATCCCCGCGGGTGACTACCTGGTCGTCGGCGGTGACCTGAACACCGGCAGCCGCAACGAGTCCACCTTCAGCACCCTGTCCCAGGTGGTGCGCACCGCTGGCCCGCACCCGGTGGACAAGAACGGCAATGGCAACACCAACGCGGGCCGGAACAGGCCGTATGACCATGTGCTGGTGGACGCCGACCTGTACGCGCACCAGACGTCCGTCGTCATCGGCGGCAGCACCTTCACCAACGGCCTCGTCGTGGACACGCGCGTGTACTCGCCGCTGAGCGACATCTCCCCCGCGCTCTACGGTGACAGCGCCGCCTCCGGCATGCAGCACATGGCCGTCATCAAGGACTTCCTCATCCCGGGGGACGGCGCGTCCGGCGATGACGCCTCCGTCACGGTGACGGCGCCCAACGGGGGCGAGAGCTGGGCCGCGGGCAGCGTGCGCAACATCACCTGGACGTCCACCGGCGTCACGAACGTGAAGCTGGAGTACTCGCTCAACGGCAGCACCTGGAGCACCCTGGCCGCCAGCACGTCCGCCGCCGCGGGCAGCTACGCGTGGACGGTGCCGTCCAGCGCCACCACCACCGCCCGCGTCCGCATCAGCGACGCGTCCAACGCCAGCGTCAGCGACACCAGCAACGCGGCCTTCAGCATCACCACGGCCCCCAGCGGCGGCACGGGCAAGGTCCTCATCAACGAGGTGATGGTGAACGAGCCGGGCTCCAGCGTCGCGGGCGAGTTCGTGGAGCTGGTGAACACGGGCACCGGCGCGGTGGACCTGAGCGGGTGGACGGTGTCCGACGCGGTCAGCGTGCGTCACACCTTCCCCAGCGGCACCTCGCTGGCGGCCGGCGGCGTCATCGTGGTGTTCGGCGGCGCGGCGGGCATCCCGTCCGGCACGCCCAGCGCGGTGACGGCCTCCACGGGCACCCTGGGCCTGTCCAACAGCGGCGACACCGTCACCGTGAAGTCGGCCACCGGCGCGGTGGTGGAGTCCGCGGTGCTGTCCTCCGGGGTGAGCGGCACGGACGGCGTGTCCGCCAACCGCAACCCGGACCTGGGCGCCACGGCGGCCTTCGTGCTGCACAGCACGCTGTCCAGCCTGAAGTCCTCGCCGGGCCGCCGCGTCACGGGCGCGGCGTTCTGA